The sequence ATGCTACAGAATCATCAGCTTCTGGTTTTTCCTCAATCATTCCAAGAACATTAGCAAATTCGTTTTTAAATTCTCCCAGCTTTTCATCTTCTGGCATAACCACTACTTTTGGCTGAGCATTTAAAACCCCAACTGCACTTATTATTGGCGCCGCTATAACTGCCGATAAAGGGTTTGCCGAACTTATCTGATCCTGCACCACATTGGCAACTAACGATTCCTGTAGCTCTTTTGGCAGCACAGCTTTGGGATCTTTGTTGATTGAGCGGAATTTATAATATCTTCCATCATTACCCTTAAGATGAAGCGTTTTGGTTTGAAAGCCACCGCCTTTTTTGAGCGGAACTAATCCACCAGCAAATGAATTTAAATCGAGAACCTCAACTTTAATAGGAGTTGTCCACATCTTCCGCCAATGTTCTCCAAAGAATATTTTGTGCAACCAACCCGCATTATATTCCGGACCGGGGGTAACATTAACAATTTTAGGATTTGTATTAATTGTATCTTTGGATTGAGAGAATGATTCCAGATTTAGAAATATTGAAACGAAAAGTAAAATGAAAAGAAATTTTAATAGAATGCTCTCCATCATTTTTCCATACTATACTTTGTAATCTGTCCAAATTGTTTACCTTCGTCACTAATGAATAATGAATTATCCGGAGCGAAGGCAATTCCTTCCGGCTGATTGTGCTTATGTTTAATAAGCTTAGCCAGGTTTATAATTTTACCATCGCGTGATACTTCAATTAGTGATTGATCCCGTGCCGATATAATAAAGAAAGTTCCACTTATTGGATGACGCCGAATACCAGATGGACGAAAATTATTGATCTCAAGTTTTTGCGTGATGTAATCGACCGGAAGAACAAACCGTGGTTTTTTATTAAGCTTATTTGAAGTAAGAGAAAATGAATACACAGTTCTGTAATTACCATAACCAGGTCCCGGAAAATCCTTGCATGCAAGCAATAATGAATTTGTTTCAGGATCGTAACATAACCCTTCAATGTTATAGCTTTCAGTTAAACCGGTATCATACTTTTTGAAATCCACATAACTGTTGTT is a genomic window of Ignavibacteriales bacterium containing:
- a CDS encoding SdiA-regulated domain-containing protein — its product is MKIKIILVAALLFLLACLPIKDDQSALSWYNVQNKKVQVISLPKELKEISGMAFTKDGRLFAHNDNKGIVYQIDFNSGSIVKSFSVGRKPLRADFEEIEIVDKKFFLVTSNGYLVEFTEGKNNSYVDFKKYDTGLTESYNIEGLCYDPETNSLLLACKDFPGPGYGNYRTVYSFSLTSNKLNKKPRFVLPVDYITQKLEINNFRPSGIRRHPISGTFFIISARDQSLIEVSRDGKIINLAKLIKHKHNQPEGIAFAPDNSLFISDEGKQFGQITKYSMEK